The genomic segment TCGGCCTGGCGAAATGAGCGGACAGAGGGGCGAACTGGCTACACCTCTGTGCAGCTCACCGGTCAGGCGGCCCGTGAGGAGTTGCGCCGCCTCGCGAGCAAGTTCGAGGATGTCGTCATCGATACCGGCGGTCGCGACACCACCAGCCAGCGCGCAGCCCTAACGGTGGCCGACCTCTACCTCGTGCCCTTCAACCCCCGCAGCTTCGACGTGTGGACCCTAGAGAAGGTGACCCGCCTGATCCAGGAGATCCAGACAGTCAATCCCGACCTCCGCTCGTACGCTTTCCTCAACCGGGCCGATCCCAGGGGCAGTGACAACGACGAGGCTGCTGACGCCCTGCGCGACACTGAGGTGCTGCAGTTCCTCGACGCCCCTCTCGGCAACCGCAAGGCCTATGCGAATGCGGCGGCCCAGGGTCTTGGGGTACTGGAGTTGCATCCGGAAGACCGCAAGGCATCGACGGAGTTTCGGGGGCTCTATCAGCAGATCACTGGCCAGGTGCCCAGCACCACCGGTGGAAAGGAGGTCTAGGATGCCGGTCACCCGTGCTCCCCGGCGTCCAGCCAGGCCTGCCGAGACCTCAGCTGTGGACGAGGCCCAGGTACAGGAAGTCATCCGCCGCGGCGGATCGGTTGCGGCGGACCTGCATCCATCTGCTCTCCCCGAAGAGGAGGAACTGGACGCTTTGAAGAATGTCCAGTTGCGCCTCTACGAGAGTCAGATTCAGGAGATCGATGTCATCCGCAAGAAGCAGGCCCGGGGAAGAAGGCCTCTCTCCCGGCACGCGTGGCTCCTGCAAGCCATTGAGGAAAAGTTGGATCGGGAACGTCAGACATAGTACCATTAATAACGTTGTTTATAGTATTAAGTCAAAGGTTGGGAGTAAGGTTATTACTTACCTTACTCCCAACGTTGTTAACGTCTAAACTCTTGCCCTCAATGGCTAAAGAAGCGGCAGCAATGCCGCCGCCAGTCCTGGCAGGCCAGCGCGCGCCAGGCCATCTGCGAACTCGTCCGGGGTGAGCTGGGGGTTATTCAAGGCACGGAGGATGCCCCGAGCCGCAGCAACCACCTCTCCTGGCTGCACCTGAAGGCACCGAATCAGGAAGCGATCTGGGTGACAGACAATCAATGGCGCCGGGACGAGGGCAGCCGGAAAATCCTCCTCATTGAAGGTCAGGAGTACCTCAGCTCCACAGGCAAGGGCCGCCGCCAGCACATGTCGGTCGTCGGGGTCTGGCAGAGCCCCGACCGACGGGTCATCTCCGGCCTCGACCTGCCCTTCAGGGATGGCACGGCGCATCAGGGCGCATGTCCGCTCTATTCGGGTCCGCGAGAGGTCGGGGCGGTGCTCCAGCAGGTTGCCCACCCATTCCTGCTCGATGCGGGTCGTCCAACGGGGGCGTAAGGCCCCGGAGACTCCCAGGCGAACCAGCAGGTCACGCAGAAGGCTGCCGTACAGCACGTTGGCATCACACAGGACCACCGTGCCCCGACCAGCCGGAATCAATACAACCCCATGTCCTGGGCCTCCCGGGTCAGCTCGTCAGCCGCAGCCTGGCGCTCTTCGAGATCCTGCTGTTGGTAATCCAGCAGATCGCCGAGACGGATGCGCCGATGTTTCCCTACCCGGCGATAGGGGAGACGGCCCGCCTCCAGTACCTTTTCGATCAGGAATGGTCGGCTGACCCCCAGCAGGTCAGCTGCTTCCTGGGTCGTGAGTTCTCGCCCGGCGGGCAGGATGGCCAGAGCCTCCCCCTGGGCCAAGCGGCCGAGCACCTCGCTCAGCAGATGCGCCAGGGTCGGAGGGAGTGTGACCATCTGCTGTTCCCCCTGCAGACTGGGGCGCAGAGTGTCGAGAATTTGAGCTGCCTCCCGAGCGATGGCCTGCTCGTGCGGGTCAGCGACGTGACGGATGGGGAGAGACATGGCAACCTCCGCCGGTAGTATTCGCAATATTCGCAATCAGTATTGGTGCCTGGCCTACCGTGATGGTCATACAGCTATATCCAACGTTATAGTTAATCCCAGAATTGATATCGTTTCTAATCTTATTCCTCAAGCGGCTGCCTATAGGTACGAAACGAGGAGAGCTGATGAAGAAGCGGAAACCCTACGCCAAGGTCAAGTGCAAAAGATCTGGGAAGAGGGTGCTGCTGCATCGGCAACTGGTGGAAGAGCACCTGGGCCGTCCCCTGCTGCCGGGCGAGATCGTTCACCACCGGGACGGCAACAGCACCAACAATGCCCTTGAAAACCTCATCGTTCTGCCGAGCCAGCGTTATCACGCTCACATCGAGTACCATCTGCGCCGCGAGAAGCTCGGCATGCCCAGTCTGTTTCCGGAGCTCTTGCAAGGCGTGAAGCTGGAAGCCCACGGCACACTCTTCGGGAACGTTTGCGCACTGCCCGTCAAGGAGCCGCCACCCGTGCGCCGCCCTCGGTCCCGTCGCTAAGACTTCACTCCCTGAAAAGAAGCGTCTCCCGGATGTGGCCTTGGAGAACAGGTCGGTGGACGGGGCCTCACGATGCCCCCTGCTCTCGCGGCACGGCCGCTGCCCGCTCGTGCAGCCCGCAGGTACCGCCTCCACCGTCCGGGGAGCAGAATGCGTACAGCGCGACCGGCTCCTGGGTGCCAGGGCGCAGGCCCAGGGCCTCCAGCTCGGCGGCCGTGGCGAGGTGCGGCGGGTAACCGTCCCGATAGGTCGGGATGCGGGGCGTGCGGCGGTTCACGTGCCCCCCACGAACTCGTATTTCAGCATCAGGTCCAACGGAGTCAGTTGCCGGTTATCACTGAGCTTGAACTGGAGTCCTGGACCGTTACGCTTCTGGACCTGCACACTCCCGACGATCTGTACCTCGTTCCCCGAAGCCTTGCAGCGCCACCGTGCGCCCACCGCGTGGCGGTCTTCCCCCTCGATCTGGCGCGGAACTAGGGCATCGCTCGCCCGCAGGCTCGTCAGTTGCCCTGCCACCGCCCGGTCCACCGTCACACGCTCACCAGAGTCCAGATCCACCACGTAGCCGTTGGCACGGTTACTCAGGACAATCCCCAAGGCCCCGCCGACCGTGCAGCGCTGGCCCACGCTCAGATTGGGATCCAGGTGGCTCAGGTCCACTGGCCCGATAACCTTCGTTTCCTCCTGCGGCCTGCCCTTGTCCGTCGGCACAGCCCCCTTCAGCTTGACGGCCCCGATTAGACGGTCCAGCCCGCGGGCGAAGAGCGTATGCATGTTGTCCCTGTTGCGCTCGGCCTCTGCCTGTGCGATCGCGGTGACCTGCCGAACCTCGTCCTCGGTCAGGAGAGTCCAGTGCGTGCTGCGGAGAATCTGCCCGGTTCGGGTCCGCTCGCCAATCCACTCCGGAAGCGAGTTGCCCAGCACCTCTCGCATGGCCTTGTACATCGGGCTCTCAGGACCGGCAGGAACCCGGCTCGACAGCTCCGCCTCGGGAATCGGGGCCAAGTCGTCCACGCTGGGGCTGGAAGCGGCCTCTCCGTCGCCGGACGGGGCCTCCGCACCCGCCTCCGGGAGTGCCGCACCATCGCCCGGAACATTTTCAGTACTCGTGGCTTGATCAATCTGGCGTTCGAACAACTCCCGAATCTTGTCCAACGAGAGGGCGGGGCGTTCATCCGCCGCGTCAGCGGCGCCGCCGACAGGCGGTTCGAGCACAGCCACGCCCGGGACGGTTGCAGGCGAGGTGATCAGGGTCCCCGGCGTAGTCGTGAAGGGCGTGTCTTCAGCCGTTAGGCGCGCAGCGCCTTCTGAGGAGGAGGGCGGAGGCGGGGTGGGTCCGGCTTCCGGCGCAGTGGTTGGCTGCGCCTCCTGCGCGTGCGCGTCACCAGTCACGTCTTGTGCTCCTCCTCGGAATTCTCGTGAAGAAGAAATCTCTGGGGAACTCTCGTTATATGTATCCCTAAATTCTGTGCCCGGGTCCTCTAAATTTAGGGAGGTTAACCCCCCAGAATTTAGGGAGGTTCCCAGATCCTCCCCGCCGGGTTCCTGGGCCTGGTCATCGGCGAGGTCCAGCTCCTCCCCCTCGTCGTCCACGCCGGCATCGGCCGACGCGAACACCGCTTCGACCACCGGGGTCGTGCGGGCCTCGGGGTCCCCTGCCTTGACGTGGCGGCCCCGCTTGGCCCCCTTGGCCTTCACGACGGGACCCACGTTGGGTCCGGCCAGGGTGGCGGCGATGGCTTCCGGGATCAGCTCGATGTACACGATGTTGTGCAGCAGCTTGCCCTTGACGCGCTCGGTGCGGTACTCGATCTTCAGCAGCCCCTTCTTCTGGGCGCGGTTGCAGGCATCAGACACCTCGCGGTCGCTCATGCCGAAGACCGCGCCCCGGCGCTCGTAGTTGTACTGGAGCTTGTCGCGGGCGAACTTACGCTCGTACCCCACGAAGATTCCACCTTCCTCCTCGTTGCGGACCTCACGCGGGCGATACCAGTACACGATGTCGCTGACGATGGTGATCATGTTTCGGTCGGGTCGGTTGGCGTCAGTGCGGAACTCCGAGCGCTGGTACCAGACGTGGGGGATGGTGTTGCCGGTGATGCTCAGCCGTCCGATGGCCTCGACGACCGGGGTGATCGGCTTCTTGATGCTGCTCACGACTGCACTCCCTGCGCGTCCCTGGGTGCGGCGCACCCTCCCAGTCCGTTGACCGGGCATGCCCAAGCGCGTATCCTGGGCACAGGCCGATGCCTGTGCGTCTGCTAACGCACAAACACAATCGAGTTGTTTCTGACGGACACCCTCTGCGATAAACGGCCTGCCAGCCGCGCGGGGGGTGAACCCGTTTCTGAGGTGCTCGTTCAGACCCGGGGTGCTTGGCAGCATACCGCGATCCGTAACCGACTGCACGTTGGTGGTAAGGCAAATGCTGGTCATAGCTCCACCCTGCGACCAGGCCGGGTTGGTCGCGGTAGGGGGGGTGCTGGGGGGGATGTCGGCCATACCTCCACGGTGCGGCCAGACCGGGTTGGACGCGGGCCTAAAGCCAAGAGAGGCGCAAGTCCCCGCTTGATCAA from the Deinococcus terrestris genome contains:
- a CDS encoding HNH endonuclease, giving the protein MKKRKPYAKVKCKRSGKRVLLHRQLVEEHLGRPLLPGEIVHHRDGNSTNNALENLIVLPSQRYHAHIEYHLRREKLGMPSLFPELLQGVKLEAHGTLFGNVCALPVKEPPPVRRPRSRR
- a CDS encoding helix-turn-helix domain-containing protein; its protein translation is MSLPIRHVADPHEQAIAREAAQILDTLRPSLQGEQQMVTLPPTLAHLLSEVLGRLAQGEALAILPAGRELTTQEAADLLGVSRPFLIEKVLEAGRLPYRRVGKHRRIRLGDLLDYQQQDLEERQAAADELTREAQDMGLY
- a CDS encoding PIN domain-containing protein, with protein sequence MIPAGRGTVVLCDANVLYGSLLRDLLVRLGVSGALRPRWTTRIEQEWVGNLLEHRPDLSRTRIERTCALMRRAIPEGQVEAGDDPSVGALPDPDDRHVLAAALACGAEVLLTFNEEDFPAALVPAPLIVCHPDRFLIRCLQVQPGEVVAAARGILRALNNPQLTPDEFADGLARAGLPGLAAALLPLL
- a CDS encoding AAA family ATPase, with translation MIYVVGGIKGGSGKTTVATNLAVALALEGRDVLLVDADDQETATDFSAWRNERTEGRTGYTSVQLTGQAAREELRRLASKFEDVVIDTGGRDTTSQRAALTVADLYLVPFNPRSFDVWTLEKVTRLIQEIQTVNPDLRSYAFLNRADPRGSDNDEAADALRDTEVLQFLDAPLGNRKAYANAAAQGLGVLELHPEDRKASTEFRGLYQQITGQVPSTTGGKEV